From the genome of Impatiens glandulifera chromosome 9, dImpGla2.1, whole genome shotgun sequence, one region includes:
- the LOC124914673 gene encoding eukaryotic initiation factor 4A-3-like — translation MATTVAAGSGGPSVVPANRGRRAAMVDDEKLLFETSKGVEPVTSFDEMGIKDNLLRGIYNYGFEKPSAIQQRAVLPIIQGRDVIAQAQSGTGKTSMIALTVCQVVDTSSTEVQALILSPTRELAAQTEKVILAIGNFISIQAHACIGGKSVGEDIRKLEHGVQVVSGTPGRVCDMIKRRTLRTRTIKLLILDESDEMLSRGFKDQIYDVYRYLPPELQVVLISATLPNEILEVTSKFMTDPVRILVKRDELTLEGIKQFFVAVEREEWKFDTLCDLYDTLTITQAVIFCNTKRKVDWLTEKMRSNNFTVSSMHGDMPQKERDAIMSEFRGGETRVLITTDVWARGLDVQQVSLVINYDLPNNRELYIHRIGRSGRFGRKGVAINFVKSDDIKILRDIEQYYSTQIDEMPMNVADLI, via the exons ATGGCGACGACAGTAGCCGCAGGATCTGGTGGTCCGTCGGTAGTTCCAGCCAACAGAGGTCGAAGGGCAGCTATGGTGGACGATGAGAAACTGCTATTTGAGACCTCCAAAGGAGTAGAGCCTGTCACGAGCTTCGATGAGATGGGAATTAAAGACAACCTTCTTAGGGGAATATACAACTATGGTTTCGAAAAGCCATCAGCCATCCAACAGAGGGCCGTCTTGCCGATTATCCAAGGACGCGATGTCATTGCCCAGGCCCAGTCGGGAACTGGAAAGACCTCCATGATCGCTCTCACTGTTTGTCAGGTCGTCGACACATCCTCAACAGA ggTCCAAGCATTGATCCTCTCACCTACGAGGGAGCTGGCTGCACAAACAGAGAAAGTGATTTTGGCAATTGGTAACTTCATTAGCATACAAGCCCATGCATGCATTGGAGGGAAAAGTGTGGGCGAGGATATTAGAAAACTAGAGCATGGTGTACAAGTGGTGTCTGGAACTCCAGGCAGGGTTTGTGATATGATAAAGCGAAGAACTTTGCGCACCAGAACCATCAAGTTGTTAATTTTG GATGAGTCAGATGAAATGTTGAGTCGGGGGTTTAAGGACCAGATTTATGATGTTTATCGATATCTTCCACCTGAGCTTCAG GTTGTTTTGATTTCTGCTACCCTTCCTAATGAAATACTGGAGGTAACAAGCAAATTTATGACAGATCCTGTTAGGATCCTTGTCAAGCGTGATGAGTTAACTCTTGAA GGTATCAAGCAGTTCTTTGTTGCTGTTGAAAGAGAGGAATGGAAGTTTGATACATTGTGTGATCTCTATGACACACTTACAATCACTCAGGCCGTTATATTTTGCAACACAAAACGGAAG GTTGATTGGCTCACAGAGAAAATGCGCAGCAATAATTTCACGGTCTCTTCCATGCATGGAGACATGCCCCAAAAGGAGAGAGATGCAATTATGTCAGAGTTTCGAGGTGGAGAAACCCGTGTACTGATTACGACTGACGTTTGGGCTCGTGGCCTAGATGTTCAACAG GTTTCTCTAGTGATAAATTATGACTTGCCTAATAATCGAGAGCTTTACATTCATCGAATAGGGCGATCTGGTCGGTTTGGACGCAAG GGTGTTGCAATAAATTTTGTGAAGAGTGATGATATAAAGATTCTAAGGGACATCGAGCAATACTACAGCACCCAGATTGATGAAATGCCAATGAATGTAGCTGATTTGATATAA